From a region of the Mytilus galloprovincialis chromosome 3, xbMytGall1.hap1.1, whole genome shotgun sequence genome:
- the LOC143067696 gene encoding 1-deoxyxylulose-5-phosphate synthase YajO-like, producing the protein MESEKEQCKVEYTHLGKSGLKVSNICLGAMTFGKLEESPMAIFSCPTQADEEKAHGIMDRFVDLGGNFIDTANIYCRGQSEHIVGTWLKKKSRDNVVVATKCRFSMSTEPNDQGLSRRHIIKCCEDSLERLQTNYIDLYQTHMWDDATPIEETLRTLDDLVRCGKIRYLGVSNLLGWQTQKVVDYSKFMGLTGFISMQQQYNLLVRHPELEEFQVCKNEGLGVLPWSPLRSGMLTGKYKRDEKMDPKSGRLGYDFEKNSQASYWTKYAKDTYWDIMAVVEKVAKTNGKTAAQIALRWLLQKDVVSSVIIGATSIKQLEENMSVGTGWSISKEDMETLDEASKPESASSYPYEMSRLGNTSRVNKFILKPVVANLL; encoded by the exons ATGGAGTCCGAAAAAGAACAATGCAAGGTGGAATATACGCATCTGGGAAAATCTGGACTAAAAGTATCAAACATATGTCTTGGTGCAATGACTTTTGGCAAGTTGGAAGAAAGTCCTATGGCG attttttcatGCCCAACACAGGCAGACGAAGAAAAGGCTCATGGTATAATGGACCGTTTTGTGGACCTTGGTGGTAACTTCATCGACACAGCAAATATTTACTGTAGGGGACAATCGGAACACATTGTAGGAACATGGCTTAAAAA gAAGTCCAGGGACAATGTTGTTGTGGCGACGAAATGTCGTTTCTCTATGTCGACGGAGCCAAACGACCAGGGACTCAGTAGACGACACATTATCAAATGTTGTGAAGACAGTCTTGAACGTTTGCAGACAAACTATATAGATCTTTATCAG ACACATATGTGGGACGATGCTACACCAATTGAAGAAACACTCAGGACTCTTGATGATCTGGTCAGGTGTGGAAAGATTCGATATCTTGGAGTTTCAAATTTGCTGGGATGGCAAACACAGAAAGTTGTTGATTATAGCAAGTTTATGGGATTGACGGGTTTTATAAGCATGCAG caACAATACAACTTGTTAGTTCGACATCCGGAATTGGAAGAATTCCAAGTCTGTAAGAACGAAGGACTTGGTGTTTTACCATGGAGCCCTTTAAGAag TGGTATGCTCACTGGAAAATACAAACGAGATGAAAAGATGGACCCAAAGAGTGGCCGTTTAGGTTATGATTTTGAAAAGAATTCCCAGGCTTCCTATTGGACGAAATATGCTAAGGACACTTACTGGGATATTATGGCAGTTGTAGAAAAAGTAGCAAAGACAAACG GTAAAACAGCGGCACAGATAGCGTTGCGATGGCTGTTGCAGAAAGACGTCGTATCATCTGTAATAATCGGTGCCACATCAATTAAACAGTTAGAGGAAAATATGTCTGTAGGAACTGGCTGGAGCATTTCTAAAGAAGAT ATGGAGACATTAGATGAAGCTTCAAAACCAGAAAGTGCGAGCAGTTACCCATATGAAATGTCGAGGTTGGGAAATACATCACGTGTAAacaaatttattctaaaaccagtcgTCGCAAATCTCTTATAA